Proteins co-encoded in one Klebsiella michiganensis genomic window:
- a CDS encoding xylose transporter (with XylFH is part of the high affinity xylose ABC transporter) produces the protein MPHLLEMKNITKSFGPVKAVDNVSLALEAGEVMSLCGENGSGKSTLMKVLCGIYPHGSYEGEIWFAGEPLQANHIRDTERKGIAIIHQELALVKHLTVLENIFLGVELTHRGLLDFDAMTLRCQKLLAQVNLTLSPETRVGELGLGQQQLVEIAKALNKQVRLLILDEPTASLTEQETAVLLGIIRDLQAHGIACIYISHKLNEVKAISDTICVIRDGQPIGTREAKQMSEDDIITMMVGRELTALYPSEPHQTGDEILRVEHLTAWHPVNRHIKRVNDASFSLRKGEILGIAGLVGAGRTEAVQCLFGVWPGRWEGKIYIDGQQVSINNCQQAIAHGIAMVPEDRKKDGIVPVMAVGQNITLAALSQFSGVLSSLDEAQEQRCMLQSLTRLKVKTSSPNLAIGRLSGGNQQKAILARCLLLNPRILILDEPTRGIDIGAKYEIYKLINQLVQQGIAVIVISSELPEVLGLSDRVLVMHEGRIKADLINHNLTQEKVMEAALRSDPHVEKQFV, from the coding sequence ATGCCTCATTTGTTGGAAATGAAAAACATCACCAAATCCTTTGGCCCGGTGAAGGCCGTGGATAACGTGAGCCTGGCTCTGGAAGCAGGAGAAGTGATGTCGCTGTGTGGTGAAAACGGCTCAGGTAAATCCACGCTGATGAAAGTGCTGTGCGGCATTTATCCCCACGGCAGCTATGAAGGCGAAATCTGGTTTGCCGGTGAACCACTTCAGGCAAACCATATTCGCGACACCGAACGTAAGGGTATCGCCATCATTCACCAGGAACTGGCGCTGGTGAAACATCTTACGGTACTGGAAAACATCTTCCTGGGCGTAGAGCTTACGCATCGCGGCCTGCTGGACTTCGATGCCATGACGTTGCGCTGCCAGAAGCTGCTGGCCCAGGTGAACCTGACGCTTTCCCCGGAAACACGCGTGGGGGAGCTGGGGCTGGGGCAGCAGCAGCTAGTGGAGATCGCGAAGGCGCTGAATAAGCAGGTTCGGTTGCTGATTCTGGATGAACCCACCGCTTCGCTTACCGAGCAGGAAACCGCCGTTCTGCTTGGGATAATTCGCGATCTGCAGGCGCACGGCATCGCCTGCATTTATATCTCCCACAAGCTCAATGAAGTGAAAGCCATTTCCGACACCATCTGTGTGATTCGCGACGGGCAGCCCATCGGCACTCGTGAGGCGAAGCAGATGAGTGAGGACGATATCATCACCATGATGGTTGGCCGGGAACTGACCGCGCTGTACCCCAGCGAACCGCACCAAACCGGTGATGAGATCCTACGCGTCGAACACCTGACCGCATGGCACCCGGTCAACCGGCACATCAAGCGGGTCAACGATGCCTCTTTTTCTCTGCGAAAAGGGGAAATTCTCGGCATTGCCGGGCTGGTCGGCGCCGGAAGAACCGAAGCGGTGCAGTGCCTGTTTGGCGTTTGGCCGGGGCGCTGGGAAGGCAAAATTTATATCGATGGTCAGCAGGTTAGTATCAATAACTGCCAGCAGGCCATCGCGCACGGCATCGCCATGGTGCCGGAAGACCGTAAGAAGGACGGCATCGTACCGGTCATGGCCGTGGGGCAAAACATCACGCTTGCCGCATTAAGTCAGTTTTCTGGCGTACTGAGCAGCCTGGATGAGGCGCAAGAGCAGCGCTGCATGCTGCAGTCGCTGACGCGCCTGAAAGTCAAAACGTCATCGCCCAACCTGGCGATTGGCCGCCTGAGCGGCGGGAACCAGCAAAAAGCGATTCTTGCCCGCTGCCTGTTGCTCAATCCGCGCATCCTGATACTCGATGAACCCACGCGAGGCATCGACATTGGTGCTAAATACGAGATCTACAAACTTATCAATCAACTAGTGCAACAGGGGATAGCCGTCATTGTCATCTCCTCTGAGCTACCGGAAGTGCTCGGCCTGAGCGATCGCGTGCTGGTGATGCATGAGGGCCGCATAAAAGCCGATTTGATTAACCATAATTTGACCCAGGAAAAGGTCATGGAAGCCGCCCTGAGGAGTGACCCCCATGTCGAAAAGCAATTTGTCTGA